Genomic segment of Agrobacterium larrymoorei:
CGGATATCATTGCCTGACAGGAGAGGCCGCTTGAGCACCGAAACCCCGCCCGTCGCCATCATCATGGGTAGCCAGTCCGACTGGGAAACCATGAAGAACGCCGCCGATACGCTGGATGCGCTGGATATCGAATACGAAGCCCGCATCATTTCCGCCCATCGCACGCCCGAACGCATGTTCAATTTTGCGACAGGCGCGCGTGACGAAGGCTTCAAGGTCATCATCGCCGGTGCCGGTGGTGCAGCCCACCTGCCGGGCATGACCGCATCGCTGACGCCGCTTCCCGTTTTCGGCGTTCCGGTCCAGTCCAAAACCATGTCGGGTCAGGACAGCCTCTATTCCATCGTGCAGATGCCAGCAGGCATCCCCGTCGGCACACTCGCCATCGGTCGCGCCGGTGCCGTCAATGCGGCCCTGCTTGCCGCAGCGGTTCTGGCTTTGTCGGACGAGGACCTTGCCGACCGGCTGGACGAGTATCGCGCCCGCCAGAGCGCAGCCATTGCTGAATATCCATCGGACAATGCGCAATGAAGACGGGAACGATCGGTATCATCGGCGGCGGCCAGCTTGGCCGCATGCTGGCCATGGCCGCAGCCCGCCTCAACTTCCGCACCGTCGTCCTGGAGCCGCAGGCAGACTGTCCGGCAGCACAGGTCTGCAATCGCCAGATCGTCGCCGCTTACGATGACGAGAAGGCTCTGGCCGAACTTGCAAGCCTTTGCGATGTGGTCACCTACGAATTCGAAAACGTGCCCGTCGTTGCCGCCGAGACGCTGGCCGCCTCCGTGCCGGTTTACCCGCCCGCACAGGCGCTCAGCGCCTCTCAGGACCGGTTGACCGAAAAGCGCTTCCTCAATGATTGCGGCATTCCCACCGCCGATTTCCGCGCCGTGGACGATCAGGCCGGGCTCGAAGCGGCACTCGCCGATTTCGGCGGCAAGGGCGTGCTGAAGACCCGCCGCATGGGCTATGACGGCAAGGGCCAGCGTGTTTTCAAGGGTGGCGAGGATTTGACCGGCGCTTATGCCGCCCTCGGAAACGTGCCGCTCATTTTGGAAAGCTTCGTGCCTTTCGAGCGGGAAATTTCGATCATCGCCGCCCGTTTTCAGGATGGCACTGTCACCTGTTACGATCCTGCGGAAAATGTGCATCTGAACGGCATTCTGCACACCTCCACCATTCCCGCACAGCTTTCCGATGCGGCGAAAGCCGTGGCCATCGAGTCGGCTGAAAAGCTGCTAGGCGCATTGAATTATGTCGGCGTGGTCGGCATCGAATTCTTCGTCTTGGCCGATGGCTCGCTGGTTGCCAATGAAATGGCGCCACGCGTGCACAATACCGGCCACTGGACGGAAGCGGCCTGCGTCATTTCGCAGTTCGAGCAGCATATCCGTGCCGTTGCCGGGCTTGCACCCGGCAGCACCGCCCGCCATTCGGATTGCGTAATGACCAATCTCATCGGCGCCGATATGGATGATGTGCCCGCCTGGCTGCAGAAAAACGATTGCCTCGTGCACCTTTACGGCAAGACGGAAGCGCGCGCGGGCCGCAAAATGGGCCACGTCACGCAACTCTTTCATGCCGGAAACCTTAGGCTTTCCCGGCAAAATGTTGGTTGACGTGTTGACAGGCAGGGGCTGACAAGGTATCTGCCTGCCAACCGAAAAAGGCGCGCCCTCGTTGCGCGCTTTTGATTGTTTAGATTACGCGTGGCGAAATGCCTCGCCAAACTGCGGACCAGAAAAATGAAGATCAAGAACTCGCTCAAAGCGCTTAAGGCTCGTCACCGCGACAACCGTCTGGTTCGCCGCAAGGGCCGCGTATACATCATCAACAAGCAGAACCCACGCTTCAAGGCTCGTCAGGGCTGATTGCGGGTCGCATGTCGTCTGTTTCAGTTGAGACGGATCACATTGTTGATAGCAAACAAAATTTGATTTCATAATTGGCGCATGCAGATTATCTTGATCGGCATGCGCCAATTTCGTTTTTGTGCCCTTGCCCTCGTTTCCCTCGTCCCGCTTGCCCTGAGCGCGCCTCTTGGCGCCCACGCTGAAGAGCCCGTTACGCAGGCGCAGCAGCCGGATCAGACCCCGCCCAAAGACCCCGTCGGCAACCTCTTCGACAGTCTGAAGAAAGAGCGCGATGCAAAGAAAGCCCGTGTGCTCGCCACCGAAATCATCGGCGAGTGGAAGGATTCCGGCAGCGCCACCATCAACCTTCTGATGAAATGGGCCGAAGAAGCCTCCGAGGAAAAGCGCACCGCCGCCGCCTATGATTTCCTCGACCAGGCCATCTTCCTCGACCCCGACTACGCAGGCGCCTGGTACCGCCGCGCCATGATCCACGTCGCCGACGGCGACATCCGCAAGGCCATGGTCGACCTCAACCAGACACTCGAAAAAGAACCCCGCTTCTTCCCCGCCCTCGCCGGCCTCGCCAACATCCTGGAAAGCTCCGAACACAACGAACAGGCCATGAAGGTCTGGCAACAGTACCTGACGCTCTACCCGGCAGATAAGGACGCGCAAAAGGAAATGAGCGATCTTTCGGAGAAGCTGGCGGGAACGCGGAGCTGATTTTATCCGCTGCCGCTATCCTCTTTTTCGATGTCGAAGCTGGCGTCACACCCCTCACCTGAAAAATCTATGGCTCAGCTACGCTAAAATCATGATTTTTCTTCCTCTCCCACCCCTTCGACAAGCTCAGGATGAAGGGGAGAGGTGGTCACACTACTATGAGAGCGTGAGAAAGGCCGAGACGGTGCGGCAAATTTTCCTCTCCCCTTGTGGGAGAGGATAGAAAACCTCGACTTCGCAAAGCGAAGTCCTAGGTTTTCTTGGGTAGAGGGGTAACCTTTGCCCACCAACACACACCCCACCCTCCGTCATCCTCGGGCTTGACCCGAGGATCCACGCACGCCGAAACACCCGCAACCTCGCAAATGCCCGAGACAAGCCCACTGCTGTCCGGTTGAAATTTATAGATTTGGTATAGGGTATTGATTGCATTTAGTTTTTTGTAATCTTTACGAACTCGGACTCGCCAGTGCAACGCTGCTGTGAACGCGGCAAAGGTACTCCCTGCCTCCGTCATCCCGGACTTGATCCGGGATCCAGCCAGACCAAGTCCGCGGTCTGGAAGACTCTTTTGACGCGCAGACGCGCGTCTGCTGGACCCCGGCTCAGGGCCGGGGTGACGGGTGGGGCAGCTGTTCTCGTTCCAAACTAGCCGCCCAGTTTAAACCGGACAGCAGCGGGTCAAGCTCGAGGATGACGGCAGTGGGTGCCTTAGCCTTGTTGCCAAACTACGGCTGCGTGAGCACGTCCCAATAGTAACCCGCCCCGCAATAGGACAAACCCCAGCACCAGAATTTTTCTAAAAAAACCAAAAAAATTCCCCCAAACATTTTTCCCCATCCCCAAAACCACCCGTACACTCCCCCTCATCCCGCCCTCGGATACACCGCAAGGCGTTGCGGCGAGGCGGGGTCGGTGCTGGGGGTGAGGAGGTTACGCGGCCTCTCCATTCCCAGGGTCGAGCAGCAATCCCCCCGGCGGCAACGGGAGGAGGACATGGCGTCGGTTTCGGACCGGCTGGCGCAGTTCTCCCGATGCCCGACCTGGCCGGATCGACAAGCGGCAGTGCGAACAACGGCTGCCGAGTTTCGATCCATCCGTCAGGATTTCGCCGCCGGGCGTACCGACAGCTCATCGTCTCATGGTCGAACGCGATCATGAAGATAGAAGCGAAAGTCAGGCGGTACACAGGAAGACGCTGCATCTGCCCCGTTCACCCCGAAAAGGTGAGCGGACGGATCGTAAGGTAACCATCTGGCCAGCACTCGAAACGTGCTGGCGGGTGAGAGCCTTGCGGAAAACGGACCGGGACTGCGGGCTGTACGAGATGTTCGGCGCCCGCATCCTCGAAGGCAGGTGTGGCTGAACTGGCAGGGCGATGGCGGGCAACCATCATCGCACCCGGATGGGAAGGGTTGGGCCTTGATCAAGTCCGACCGGTTCTCCGGCAAGGTTTTTCCCCTTGTCATCCGGGTTCTGCCAGCCGTGGCAAGAGGATTGCGGCTCTGCCTAAAGAGCCGAACGGGGCGCTGAGAGGTGCCACATACTAAACTACCAAACGAGGCAACTTTCAGCGCCCCGTCCGAAATGCCATGGCCTGAAAGGGTTATGGAGAGAATGAAGAAGATCAAGCCACGGGCAGATGCTGCCGCGTGAACGGCGAGGCTTGGGATGAAGCTGACCGGGATTTTTGATAGCGACGACATCAGCAACCCTCATCCATCATCCTGAGCTTGTCGGAGTAGAGGCGCGCAGGCGAAGCCGGAGCCTCGAAGGGCGAGGGTTGCGGCCGCACACTCGAGCTTGTGACCGGATGCTTCGAGGCCCATGCGGGGCACCTCAGCATGAGGGTGGTGGGTGTGGCGCGGGCGCAGTATTGGGAGGGCGCCACTAGAGGCGTGGCGCAGCAACCCACCAACCCTCATCCCCCACCATTCGCTGCCTGAAACACTGCAAGCTGCGCTGCAAAAGCGCGTTGATAGGCGGGGCGGGCTTCGCCACTTTCCACATATCGTCCAAGGTTGGGAAAGTCCTCCAGCAGGCCGGATGTTCGTAAGCGCAACAGGACGGAGACCATCAAAAGGTCGCCCGCGCTGAAATTACCATCCAGCCAATCGGCGTCGCCGAGATGGTTGGCGAGTTCCGACAGGCGGGTGCCGACGCGGCCTTCCAGCATGGGGAGGCGTGTTTCGTGCCAGCTCTCCTTGCTTTCGAAAAGCTTTGCCATCGTCAGT
This window contains:
- the purE gene encoding 5-(carboxyamino)imidazole ribonucleotide mutase; the encoded protein is MSTETPPVAIIMGSQSDWETMKNAADTLDALDIEYEARIISAHRTPERMFNFATGARDEGFKVIIAGAGGAAHLPGMTASLTPLPVFGVPVQSKTMSGQDSLYSIVQMPAGIPVGTLAIGRAGAVNAALLAAAVLALSDEDLADRLDEYRARQSAAIAEYPSDNAQ
- a CDS encoding 5-(carboxyamino)imidazole ribonucleotide synthase, which codes for MKTGTIGIIGGGQLGRMLAMAAARLNFRTVVLEPQADCPAAQVCNRQIVAAYDDEKALAELASLCDVVTYEFENVPVVAAETLAASVPVYPPAQALSASQDRLTEKRFLNDCGIPTADFRAVDDQAGLEAALADFGGKGVLKTRRMGYDGKGQRVFKGGEDLTGAYAALGNVPLILESFVPFEREISIIAARFQDGTVTCYDPAENVHLNGILHTSTIPAQLSDAAKAVAIESAEKLLGALNYVGVVGIEFFVLADGSLVANEMAPRVHNTGHWTEAACVISQFEQHIRAVAGLAPGSTARHSDCVMTNLIGADMDDVPAWLQKNDCLVHLYGKTEARAGRKMGHVTQLFHAGNLRLSRQNVG
- the ykgO gene encoding type B 50S ribosomal protein L36, producing MKIKNSLKALKARHRDNRLVRRKGRVYIINKQNPRFKARQG
- a CDS encoding tetratricopeptide repeat protein — its product is MRQFRFCALALVSLVPLALSAPLGAHAEEPVTQAQQPDQTPPKDPVGNLFDSLKKERDAKKARVLATEIIGEWKDSGSATINLLMKWAEEASEEKRTAAAYDFLDQAIFLDPDYAGAWYRRAMIHVADGDIRKAMVDLNQTLEKEPRFFPALAGLANILESSEHNEQAMKVWQQYLTLYPADKDAQKEMSDLSEKLAGTRS